The following proteins are co-located in the Athene noctua chromosome 16, bAthNoc1.hap1.1, whole genome shotgun sequence genome:
- the LOC141966988 gene encoding uncharacterized protein LOC141966988 isoform X2 has protein sequence MSAKLYVLISWPDGSRVINIENIKEPRKPFHLYAVGEQVLARCPGFSGLYWGMVEGISEHKDILEKKLLEGRQLLEKLKEPAVHSMMPPQPKKSRKTFPKWTPGNASRKYHGDRIYPAKPLLRAAEASLPHEAGSSSIAKERRALGNTAGSPRSLAGPPRPASAFTPPSTFVTMAMPGTSQGEEDRAGPATRDYVALAMKRKSDGILPQCQQHLCLNSCEERKLDALQEMDDFERVQKNFGPGEMERAEKIERLERMVLDLQQDVLSLKKKVQRLESLSFQEDPHRQPCEVVELFNGYTKEQLKETIRFDQKISTACKTLLYKLFTSDYIQSHSITGRRGNTFREAKPMMDERCIKIIRVLLKQKFGDHLSDTVITEKIQNVQKALRQKFKTECL, from the exons ATGTCAGCCAAGCTCTACGTCCTCATCAGCTGGCCCGACGGCAGCCGGGTGATCAACATCGAGAACATCAAGGAGCCCCGCAAGCCCTTCCACCTCTACGCAGTGGGCGAGCAGGTGCTGGCCCGCTGCCCTGGCTTCAGCGGGCTCTACTGGGGGATGGTGGAAGGCATAAGCG AGCATAAAGATATTTTAGAGAAGAAGCTGCTGGAGGGGAGACAGCTCCTGGAGAAGTTAA AAGAGCCGGCCGTCCACAGCATGATGCCACCCCAgccaaaaaaatccagaaaaacctTCCCAAAATGGACCCCGGGGAACGCATCCAGGAAATATCACGGCGACAGGATTTACCCTGCCAAGCCGCTGCTGAGGGCGGCCGAGGCCAGCCTGCCCCATGAGGCTGGCAGCTCCTCCATCGCCAAGGAGAGACGTGCCCTGGGCAACACGGCAGGAAGCCCCCGCTCGCtggcggggcccccccgcccggccaGCGCCTTCACACCCCCATCCACGTTTGTCACCATGGCCATGCCGGGGACTTCCCAGGGTGAAGAGGACAGGGCTGGTCCAGCTACTAGAG ATTATGTCGCCCTGGCAATGAAGAGGAAGTCAGATGGCATCTTGCCCCAGTGCCAGCAACACCTCTGTCTGAACAG CTGTGAAGAGAGAAAGCTTGATGCTTTGCAGGAGATGGATGACTTTGAGAGAGTTCAGAAAAATTTTGGTCCTGGTGAAATGGAAAG GGCAGAGAAGATAGAGCGGCTGGAGAGGATGGTGTTGGACCTCCAACAGGACGTCCTCTCTCTGAAGAAGAAGGTGCAGAGGCTGGAATCCCTCTCCTTCCAGGAGGATCCCCACCGGCAGCCGTGTGAGGTGGTGGAGCTCTTCAACGGCTACACCAAGGAACAGCTCAAAGAGACCATCCGCTTTGACCAGAAAATCAGCACTGCCTGCAAGACACTGCTCTACAAGCTCTTCACATCTGACTATATCCAGAGCCACTCCATCACGGGGCGAAGGGGCAACACTTTCCGAGAGGCGAAGCCCATGATGGATGAACGCTGCATCAAAATCATTAGGGTGCTGTTGAAGCAGAAGTTTGGAGATCACCTCAGTGACACAGTGATCACGGAGAAGATTCAAAATGTGCAGAAAGCCCTGAGGCAGAAGTTTAAGACAGAATGTCTCTGA
- the LOC141966988 gene encoding uncharacterized protein LOC141966988 isoform X1 codes for MSAKLYVLISWPDGSRVINIENIKEPRKPFHLYAVGEQVLARCPGFSGLYWGMVEGISEHKDILEKKLLEGRQLLEKLKEEPAVHSMMPPQPKKSRKTFPKWTPGNASRKYHGDRIYPAKPLLRAAEASLPHEAGSSSIAKERRALGNTAGSPRSLAGPPRPASAFTPPSTFVTMAMPGTSQGEEDRAGPATRDYVALAMKRKSDGILPQCQQHLCLNSCEERKLDALQEMDDFERVQKNFGPGEMERAEKIERLERMVLDLQQDVLSLKKKVQRLESLSFQEDPHRQPCEVVELFNGYTKEQLKETIRFDQKISTACKTLLYKLFTSDYIQSHSITGRRGNTFREAKPMMDERCIKIIRVLLKQKFGDHLSDTVITEKIQNVQKALRQKFKTECL; via the exons ATGTCAGCCAAGCTCTACGTCCTCATCAGCTGGCCCGACGGCAGCCGGGTGATCAACATCGAGAACATCAAGGAGCCCCGCAAGCCCTTCCACCTCTACGCAGTGGGCGAGCAGGTGCTGGCCCGCTGCCCTGGCTTCAGCGGGCTCTACTGGGGGATGGTGGAAGGCATAAGCG AGCATAAAGATATTTTAGAGAAGAAGCTGCTGGAGGGGAGACAGCTCCTGGAGAAGTTAA AAGAAGAGCCGGCCGTCCACAGCATGATGCCACCCCAgccaaaaaaatccagaaaaacctTCCCAAAATGGACCCCGGGGAACGCATCCAGGAAATATCACGGCGACAGGATTTACCCTGCCAAGCCGCTGCTGAGGGCGGCCGAGGCCAGCCTGCCCCATGAGGCTGGCAGCTCCTCCATCGCCAAGGAGAGACGTGCCCTGGGCAACACGGCAGGAAGCCCCCGCTCGCtggcggggcccccccgcccggccaGCGCCTTCACACCCCCATCCACGTTTGTCACCATGGCCATGCCGGGGACTTCCCAGGGTGAAGAGGACAGGGCTGGTCCAGCTACTAGAG ATTATGTCGCCCTGGCAATGAAGAGGAAGTCAGATGGCATCTTGCCCCAGTGCCAGCAACACCTCTGTCTGAACAG CTGTGAAGAGAGAAAGCTTGATGCTTTGCAGGAGATGGATGACTTTGAGAGAGTTCAGAAAAATTTTGGTCCTGGTGAAATGGAAAG GGCAGAGAAGATAGAGCGGCTGGAGAGGATGGTGTTGGACCTCCAACAGGACGTCCTCTCTCTGAAGAAGAAGGTGCAGAGGCTGGAATCCCTCTCCTTCCAGGAGGATCCCCACCGGCAGCCGTGTGAGGTGGTGGAGCTCTTCAACGGCTACACCAAGGAACAGCTCAAAGAGACCATCCGCTTTGACCAGAAAATCAGCACTGCCTGCAAGACACTGCTCTACAAGCTCTTCACATCTGACTATATCCAGAGCCACTCCATCACGGGGCGAAGGGGCAACACTTTCCGAGAGGCGAAGCCCATGATGGATGAACGCTGCATCAAAATCATTAGGGTGCTGTTGAAGCAGAAGTTTGGAGATCACCTCAGTGACACAGTGATCACGGAGAAGATTCAAAATGTGCAGAAAGCCCTGAGGCAGAAGTTTAAGACAGAATGTCTCTGA